Proteins from one Triticum aestivum cultivar Chinese Spring chromosome 7A, IWGSC CS RefSeq v2.1, whole genome shotgun sequence genomic window:
- the LOC123154783 gene encoding F-box protein At5g07610-like gives MVRFTLVRGRLRFTSAMRPLPSSGMSVLAVRRARRTRARSKGSRMAIERLTDDLLVEILSRVPAKVVCRCKAVSKRWIGLIDHPDHRKRLPQPLAGFFYNSTNENPFPMSTVHFVNASGSGCPFICPSLSFLPSHRRLDLLDCCNGLLLCRWYDASAGGDRFWYIVCNPGGVGGVA, from the exons ATGGTTAGGTTTACGCTTGTTCGTGGCCGTCTTCGCTTCACGTCGGCCATGCGGCCGCTGCCTTCTTCGGGCATGTCCGTTCTGGCGGTTCGTCGCGCTCGGCGGACTCGTGCAAG ATCTAAGGGCAGCCGCATGGCGATCGAGAGGCTCACCGACGACCTCCTTGTCGAGATCCTCTCACGCGTACCCGCCAAGGTGGTCTGCCGCTGCAAGGCCGTCTCCAAGCGCTGGATCGGCCTCATCGACCACCCCGACCACCGCAAGCGGCTCCCCCAACCACTCGCCGGCTTCTTCTACAACAGCACGAACGAGAACCCCTTCCCGATGTCAACCGTACACTTCGTCAATGCGTCCGGGAGCGGTTGCCCTTTCATCTGCCCTTCTCTCTCCTTCCTTCCCAGCCACCGCCGCCTCGACCTCTTGGACTGCTGCAACGGCCTCCTCCTCTGCCGCTGGTACGACGCCTCCGCCGGAGGCGACAGGTTCTGGTACATCGTGTGCAACCCCGGAGGAGTGGGCGGCGTTGCCTAA